AAACGCGCCACCGTGCTAAACATCATCACTCGATCAAGCACAAGCGTCTGGCCGGACGGAGTATTGATGAACGGCCTAAAAGTATCGACCAGCGCCAAGAGTTCGGCCATTTCGAATTGGACACCGTGGTGGGCAAGCGCAACGGTCAAGAGAGTGTGATCTTAACGCTGATCGAGCGTCAATCCCGCTGCCAAATTCTACGTTTGATCGATGGTCGTGATGCCGATTCAGTCAACTATGAGCTGGCCAAGATCTGTCAAGAATACGGATCAATCATGAAGTCAGTTACTGCCGATAATGGCGCTGAGTTCTCGGAAGTTGGCGCTGTACTTACCGGTGTCGCTGACCTTTATTATGCCCATCCATATCGTTCCTCTGAGCGTGGGACTAACGAAGCGCATAATCGAATGATCCGCCGCGATGTACCCAAGGGTCTATCCATGGATATTTTGGGTCCTCATGATATCCAAGCAGTTGAGTCAAAGCTAAACAATTTACCGCGCCGGCAAACTGGCTATCAAACACCCAAAGAGCTTTTCTCCGCTGCTTCCGCCGGTTAAGTTAAGTCCATAAAATATGAATATTAATGAAAATACTGATTTAATAGGATTTATCGTGTGGCTAATTTGTTCTTGCAATTTGGGAACAAATTTACACCTAAATGGGTTGATTTTTTTGATAGAATTTGTTTCATGTGGAACGAGAAATTGAAGTTTATCAAAATATGGTCAACTGTAACCAAAAAAATGCTGTGAACGTCAAACCATTTTAGTGGTTTAACACGTTCACAGCACTTTTTAGTTGGAGCAGCTAATGTACCAGCCGTAATACTCGTAGTAGGCCATTTAGCAATAGGCTAATGATCACAGACATGATCAACCAACTGACGATCATTAAGCCAGCATGTTCGATCAGCTTGGCCGCGGTGTCGCTTAAACCTAAAATCGCAATCAAACCACTAATGACCAGTACTAACAGCAGCGTCGTTAATACGCCAGTGGCTGAGTTTTTGAAATCGGCTGGGCTTAAATCAAAACCGCCTAAAGTGATATTGGTTATTAACGCTAACCAAATCAGCAGTAAGGGTAACGAACTAAGCGAAAAGCTACCTAGTAGCCATTGCAATGCGTCGCCGCTGGGATTAGTGACAAAAGTTTCTAGACGCTGATAAGTCACTG
This is a stretch of genomic DNA from Loigolactobacillus coryniformis subsp. coryniformis KCTC 3167 = DSM 20001. It encodes these proteins:
- a CDS encoding IS30 family transposase is translated as MQEQNTTVRKKGQHLTSFERGRIATLHSQGYSNRAIARALNVCHQTINNELCRGEIDQVKKVNSQRQYYAVYSPETAQAKYEANRAHCHRPLKLVGVADFIDYFTTHLRQDGWSPDAAVGRAKLEGLYQPEEMVSTKTLYHYIDAQLLEVRNLDLLEKTRHRAKHHHSIKHKRLAGRSIDERPKSIDQRQEFGHFELDTVVGKRNGQESVILTLIERQSRCQILRLIDGRDADSVNYELAKICQEYGSIMKSVTADNGAEFSEVGAVLTGVADLYYAHPYRSSERGTNEAHNRMIRRDVPKGLSMDILGPHDIQAVESKLNNLPRRQTGYQTPKELFSAASAG